AAACAGAGGGTCATAGACAGAGCAAGGGCCCCTGTCATAGCGCCGATGACCCGCCGTTGCCATCGACATGCAGCCGCTCAAAGAGCCCCCTCCTCCACCAGACATGACCTGCTCTCTGCAGCCGCCCATGTTGGGACATCCCATTCCCATGTAGTTACCCACACCGCCGCCAACGAGGCCAGACATCCCGCTGCAGGCACCGGCAACACCTCCTGCTCCACCGCCACCAGCGGTCACCATCCCACTGACGCCCCCAGTGACGCCCATCATACACCCGACTCCACCCCGGGGCGGAGCTTCATACTCATAATCCTTCCTGACGTGCCGGAATTTGCACTTATTCCCCCGTTGGCACTCTCCTTTCAGGTAGTCCCTGCAAATAGGCACCTCTCCACGGCTCAACGGGAGGTCGGTCGGAGACAATCCCAACCCGGCTGCCACCTTCCCCCTGAGCCGAAGCGGAAGCTCTCCGGTTTTCTTATAATAGTCTTCGTCTTCCTTCGAGCCATGCACGAATCTGCAGTTGGTGCGCACGCACTCTTTGTTCTGATGGTCGTGGCAGAAGATGAACTCGTTCTTCTGCACGCCCAAATCTGGAACCTCGTTGAAGTCTGGATGCCGGAAGCGGCAGCGTTTGCCGCGCTTGCACACGTTACGCAAAAAATCCCGGCAAACACCATCCAGTGCCAAATCGGAGCCAAACGCACCGTTTCCTAATGCCCCGCCACCTCCCATGACCCCGGGACCACCGTTACCCCCCGCTGAGCCACCAACTCCTGTCACTCTACCCTCTCCACCCGTCCCAGACCCTCCCTCGTCCCCGACCCCAGTGCCCACCCCCGTCCCGCCACCACCTGCCAAGTAGGAGCTATCCCGGTCAGGCATGGCGCTCGGCCCAGCGGGAATAGAACGCTGCGCTCATGTGGGAGACGGAGAGATGGAGGATGTATGAGTGTTCAGAGGTAAAGTGCAAGAAGGAGAAGAGCTCAGACTGTAGACGGATGCAGATCACAGATCCACCCGGGCGCCTgtgaatataataacaataaatacaaatatatattataccaggAGCATCATTATATAGCTGCATCGCTAATaaactatttctatttctatatctattattattattattactcgtTTCCATtaaatataaagcagcaaaactgttttcaacattaataagaagaaatgtttcttgagcagcaaattagaatattagaatgatgtctgaaggatcatgtgacattgaagactggagtaatgatgctcaaaattcagctgcgcatcacaggaatacatttatatttataatatatttaaatagatggGCAggtaattaaatacatattttaaattaaatgcttaaaaaattgtgttgtattctgaataaaaaaataaataaaaaagcagtttTATGTCTACACAACTTTTCTGCGATTAATTCAGCCCGAGATGCATCACGTAAGAACAAAACTTCCGTTGTGCAGACCATTTCAGATTTACGCATGCCATACATATTTATCTTttgaaacatttcacattttaaaattaaagctTTAAAATTGCCCATAATGACTATAAGTCATCCAACACCAAGAATAAATCTAGACAATATTATATTTCTTCAAAGCATTAATAATTCTTCCTGGAAATAAAATTTTTTGTTCAACATTTAGCAAAATgctgtttattaaaacaataacaaaaatactaTGATATTGTTATGATTTTATATGGAAACACCATGTTCTGCGTGGTAACAATATCCTCTGAAATATTATGAAGAAATATTTAAGTAACGCATGGTATAGGAGTacctaatacataaaaaaagttcTGTAATAGCAACATGGTAAAATATATCATTGCATGGCAGTAACATGGTCTTTAACGCATGTACATTGGAAGTGACATGGAACTCAACGTAAAATATCGTAAACAacgtaaaacactttttttaataaaatgcaattacaaCGCAAATGCAATATTTAGCCTCGcatataatatttttgaaaatgatatAAATGCAATAATCTCATGTAATAATTTCTGTTCTAATTATAAAGCAAAAAGCTGTCATGTCAAAACTGTGGATCGACACATTACAGCATTTGTTACCTACTGAGTGTTACAGAAGTAACCGGATATTGGTGACTGGTTCGTTTGCACAATATCTAGCCTAATTATACAATATTCGATATTTAATACAGAACACACCAAACATTATGTCCACTCTC
This genomic stretch from Carassius gibelio isolate Cgi1373 ecotype wild population from Czech Republic chromosome B6, carGib1.2-hapl.c, whole genome shotgun sequence harbors:
- the LOC127959915 gene encoding zinc finger CCCH domain-containing protein 10, with protein sequence MPDRDSSYLAGGGGTGVGTGVGDEGGSGTGGEGRVTGVGGSAGGNGGPGVMGGGGALGNGAFGSDLALDGVCRDFLRNVCKRGKRCRFRHPDFNEVPDLGVQKNEFIFCHDHQNKECVRTNCRFVHGSKEDEDYYKKTGELPLRLRGKVAAGLGLSPTDLPLSRGEVPICRDYLKGECQRGNKCKFRHVRKDYEYEAPPRGGVGCMMGVTGGVSGMVTAGGGGAGGVAGACSGMSGLVGGGVGNYMGMGCPNMGGCREQVMSGGGGGSLSGCMSMATAGHRRYDRGPCSVYDPLFENGMFEAGPVEAPVDHTALQLKRRRLEGLRLTDGTTGGHYDLGLQTTLSTRPLEYRLLEEENALLRKRVEELKKQVSNLIATNEVLLEQNARFRSQAKVMTLSSTPAQSEQSLVPPVGSVSSYNHGIAQTHTTLSSAGLQPRPVTQQDLVAPSGAPTAPPANTAPPTAPPPHLNPDPISAALAQTIAQGMAPPVSMAPVAVSVAPVAVSMAQPLPGITMSHATTPMVSYPIASQSMRITTLPH